In Pirellulales bacterium, the following are encoded in one genomic region:
- the fliG gene encoding flagellar motor switch protein FliG, whose product MSELRKAAVLLTSLPEEEAAELLARLDPKQVELVSIEIARLKSISVDEEEQTILQFAESTPGSGGSSFGGLDRAKTLVQRALGKNATDTLENIRHSIEAVPFAFLRQVDSQNVLTYVIDEHPQTIALILSHLPPATSSAILAQLPPDRQLSVVQRIANMGQTNPELIQEVERGLERRMSSVMSTSFENAGGVTAVAEMLNVADRATERTLLENLAHEDPELVEEIRRLMFVFEDIGRFDDKQIQTVLKNVENAQWALALKGASRELRDKVFANMSQRAADMLREEMDYLGAVKLSVVEQKQQEIVDVIRSLEDSGEIEVNKGNEEEELVR is encoded by the coding sequence ATGTCCGAACTTCGCAAGGCCGCCGTCCTGCTGACCTCGCTCCCCGAGGAGGAGGCGGCGGAGCTCTTGGCTCGGCTCGACCCGAAACAGGTCGAGCTGGTGTCGATCGAGATCGCGCGGCTCAAGTCGATCTCCGTCGACGAGGAGGAGCAGACGATCCTGCAATTCGCCGAGTCGACCCCCGGCAGCGGCGGGTCGTCGTTCGGCGGGCTCGACCGGGCCAAAACGCTGGTCCAGCGGGCCCTGGGGAAAAACGCCACCGATACGCTCGAGAACATTCGCCACTCGATCGAAGCGGTTCCGTTCGCGTTTCTTCGGCAGGTCGATTCGCAAAACGTTCTCACCTACGTCATCGACGAGCATCCGCAGACGATCGCCCTGATCCTGTCGCACCTGCCGCCGGCGACCAGCTCCGCGATCCTCGCCCAGTTGCCCCCCGATCGGCAACTGTCGGTCGTGCAGCGGATCGCCAACATGGGGCAGACGAACCCCGAGCTGATCCAGGAGGTCGAACGGGGACTCGAACGGCGCATGTCGAGCGTCATGAGCACCAGCTTCGAAAACGCCGGCGGCGTGACCGCGGTCGCCGAGATGCTGAACGTGGCCGACCGGGCGACCGAGCGCACCCTGCTGGAGAACCTGGCGCACGAAGACCCCGAACTGGTCGAGGAAATCCGGCGGTTGATGTTCGTCTTCGAGGACATCGGTCGGTTCGACGACAAGCAAATCCAAACTGTGCTCAAGAACGTCGAGAACGCCCAGTGGGCGCTGGCGCTCAAGGGCGCCAGCCGCGAGCTGCGCGACAAGGTGTTCGCCAACATGTCGCAGCGCGCGGCCGACATGCTGCGGGAGGAAATGGATTACCTGGGCGCCGTCAAACTGTCGGTCGTCGAACAGAAGCAGCAGGAGATCGTCGACGTCATCCGCAGCCTCGAGGACAGCGGCGAGATCGAGGTCAACAAGGGGAACGAGGAAGAGGAGCTGGTCCGATAG
- a CDS encoding chemotaxis protein CheX, which translates to MQAEHINPFLRSLSSAFSTMCGCEVRRGQLARTSSGMRKFPISGVIGLSGRAVGTVVINLSEEVALKAASALLMNECTEINDDVIDAVGELANIVAGAAKAELEEFDLSVSLPNVVTGADHMIRFPTNAQPIVVPYESDFGPLQLEVGLEVVSAPVGA; encoded by the coding sequence ATGCAGGCCGAGCACATCAATCCGTTCCTTCGTTCGCTGTCGAGCGCTTTTTCGACCATGTGCGGCTGCGAAGTCCGGCGCGGTCAGCTTGCCAGAACGTCCAGCGGGATGCGCAAGTTCCCCATCAGCGGCGTCATCGGCCTCTCGGGCCGGGCCGTTGGGACGGTCGTCATCAACCTGTCCGAGGAGGTCGCCCTCAAGGCGGCTTCGGCGTTGCTGATGAACGAGTGCACCGAGATCAACGACGACGTCATCGACGCGGTCGGCGAACTGGCAAACATCGTCGCCGGCGCCGCTAAGGCCGAGCTTGAGGAGTTCGACCTCTCGGTGAGCCTGCCGAACGTCGTCACCGGCGCCGACCACATGATCCGCTTCCCGACGAACGCTCAGCCGATCGTCGTCCCCTACGAGTCGGATTTCGGCCCGTTGCAGCTTGAAGTGGGTCTTGAGGTGGTCTCGGCCCCCGTCGGGGCGTAA
- a CDS encoding 6-carboxytetrahydropterin synthase, translating into MSETYHVRIAKERLVFSAAHFITFNGDVCEPLHGHNYHVAAEAHGPLDENQYVIDFIALRDELQAIVDGLDHRMLLPTGHPSIRVVAGEDEVEVTHDRRRWVFPRQDCVLLPVANTTAELLARHIGRQLIDRLQARGGASPQRLSVAVDECDGQWGVCELELR; encoded by the coding sequence ATGTCTGAAACGTATCACGTTCGCATCGCCAAAGAGCGGCTCGTCTTTTCGGCGGCTCATTTCATCACGTTCAACGGCGACGTCTGCGAGCCGCTCCACGGACACAACTACCATGTTGCCGCCGAGGCGCACGGGCCGCTTGACGAGAATCAGTACGTGATCGACTTCATCGCCTTGCGGGACGAGCTGCAGGCGATTGTCGACGGGCTCGACCACCGGATGCTCCTGCCGACCGGGCACCCGTCGATCCGCGTGGTCGCCGGGGAGGACGAGGTCGAAGTGACGCACGACCGGCGGCGGTGGGTTTTTCCGCGGCAGGATTGCGTATTGTTGCCCGTGGCCAACACGACCGCCGAGCTGCTGGCCCGGCACATCGGCCGACAATTGATCGACCGGCTGCAGGCCCGCGGCGGAGCGTCGCCGCAACGGCTCTCGGTGGCCGTTGACGAGTGCGACGGCCAATGGGGCGTCTGCGAGTTGGAGTTGCGGTAA
- a CDS encoding triphosphoribosyl-dephospho-CoA synthase, which produces MSRSAKPDLATCVTLACLWEALAPKPGNVYRGADFEDLTFADFAASATVVGPPLGRAGEGVGDAALAAVDAMRNAVGTNAYLGAVLLLAPLAAAASRGVPVAATIGGVLDELGAADAIAVYAAIRLAEPGGMGEVAVADVAGEPPPELGLVEAMALAAERDLVARQYVNRFADVAAVANLIASGTDRGWSLCDAIVHAHVTTMAMHPDSLIARKCGSQVAEQAAARAAKALDAGAPGEIAYADALADLDFWLRSDGHRRNPGTTADLIAAGLFVLLVEARIELPARFYA; this is translated from the coding sequence ATGAGCCGTTCGGCGAAGCCAGATTTGGCGACTTGCGTCACCTTGGCGTGCTTGTGGGAAGCGCTCGCACCCAAGCCCGGCAACGTGTACCGCGGCGCTGATTTCGAGGATCTCACGTTTGCCGACTTCGCGGCGAGCGCAACGGTCGTCGGGCCGCCGCTGGGGCGAGCTGGCGAAGGGGTCGGCGACGCGGCCCTTGCGGCGGTCGACGCGATGCGGAACGCCGTCGGGACGAACGCGTACCTGGGGGCGGTGCTGCTCCTGGCTCCGCTGGCCGCGGCGGCTTCGCGGGGCGTGCCGGTGGCAGCCACCATCGGCGGCGTCCTCGACGAACTTGGCGCGGCCGACGCGATAGCCGTGTACGCAGCGATCCGATTGGCCGAGCCGGGGGGGATGGGCGAGGTCGCCGTCGCCGACGTCGCTGGAGAGCCGCCGCCCGAACTCGGACTGGTCGAGGCGATGGCGCTGGCCGCGGAACGAGACCTTGTGGCGCGACAGTACGTGAACAGGTTTGCCGACGTCGCGGCGGTCGCAAACTTGATCGCCTCCGGGACGGACCGGGGGTGGTCGCTGTGCGACGCGATCGTTCATGCCCATGTGACGACAATGGCGATGCATCCCGATTCGCTGATCGCTCGCAAGTGCGGCTCGCAAGTCGCCGAGCAGGCGGCGGCCCGGGCGGCGAAGGCGCTCGACGCGGGCGCCCCGGGCGAGATTGCCTACGCCGACGCCTTGGCCGATCTCGACTTCTGGCTCCGCTCGGACGGACATCGGCGCAACCCGGGGACGACGGCCGACTTGATCGCTGCAGGGTTGTTCGTGCTGCTGGTCGAGGCGAGGATAGAGCTGCCGGCGAGATTCTACGCGTGA